A single region of the Streptomyces vilmorinianum genome encodes:
- a CDS encoding cytochrome P450, with product MTSESAAGARPVRDWAVDDLPALDFDPLLTELLHEEPVARIRLPFAAENEAWLVTRYEDVRAVTSDPRFSRTALLDRMVTGMTGHMVASKAALNYADPPYHTQLRKAVTKTFTGQNTKRLRPMAQASTDRLLDAMERAGRPADLMRHLHGPLPMAVVCDLLGIPEEDRAELASWPDLILSSGPGPEGSRAAKAQIHGYITRLLERRRAEPQDDLAGELAEALEEGRISEDEAVSLAMAILISGAHAVRNNSANMVYLLLTRPDLMARLRAEPELLPQAVDELLRWIPHRNGVGLPRIATEDVEVGGVLIRAGEAVYASYLAANRDPSVFEDPHEVDFDRTGTGHVSFGHGPHHCMGAMLTRMESEVMISTLLRRYPELRLAGPAEETVFQSKGLIRGPKELIVTW from the coding sequence ATGACCTCCGAATCCGCGGCCGGAGCACGGCCGGTACGTGACTGGGCGGTCGACGACCTGCCCGCGCTGGACTTCGACCCGCTGCTGACCGAGCTGCTCCACGAGGAGCCGGTGGCCCGCATCCGGCTGCCGTTCGCCGCCGAGAACGAGGCGTGGCTGGTCACGCGGTACGAGGACGTACGCGCGGTGACCTCCGATCCGCGCTTCAGCCGAACGGCCCTGCTCGACCGCATGGTCACCGGGATGACCGGCCACATGGTCGCCTCGAAGGCGGCCCTGAACTACGCCGATCCGCCGTACCACACCCAGCTGCGCAAGGCCGTGACCAAGACCTTCACGGGTCAGAACACCAAGCGGCTGCGCCCGATGGCGCAGGCGAGCACGGACCGGCTGCTCGACGCGATGGAGCGGGCGGGCCGGCCCGCCGATCTGATGCGGCATCTGCACGGCCCGCTGCCGATGGCCGTGGTCTGCGATCTGCTCGGGATCCCCGAGGAGGACCGTGCGGAGCTGGCGTCCTGGCCCGATCTGATCCTCTCCTCGGGGCCCGGTCCGGAGGGCAGCAGGGCGGCCAAGGCCCAGATCCACGGCTACATCACCCGGCTGCTCGAACGGCGGCGCGCCGAGCCTCAGGACGATCTCGCCGGGGAGCTCGCCGAGGCGCTGGAGGAGGGCCGGATCAGCGAGGACGAGGCCGTCTCGCTGGCCATGGCGATCCTGATCAGCGGCGCGCACGCGGTACGGAACAACAGCGCCAACATGGTGTACCTGCTGCTCACCCGGCCGGATCTGATGGCCCGGCTGCGCGCGGAACCGGAGCTGCTGCCGCAGGCCGTGGACGAGCTGCTGCGCTGGATCCCGCACCGCAACGGCGTCGGACTCCCCCGGATCGCCACCGAGGACGTCGAGGTCGGCGGGGTGCTGATCCGGGCGGGCGAGGCGGTGTACGCGTCCTACCTCGCCGCCAACCGGGACCCGTCGGTCTTCGAGGACCCGCACGAGGTCGACTTCGACCGGACGGGCACCGGCCATGTGTCCTTCGGACACGGACCGCACCACTGCATGGGCGCGATGCTCACCCGGATGGAGTCCGAGGTGATGATCTCCACCCTGCTGCGGCGCTATCCGGAACTGCGGCTCGCGGGCCCGGCCGAGGAGACGGTGTTCCAGTCCAAGGGGCTCATCCGCGGCCCGAAGGAGCTGATCGTCACGTGGTGA